The following are encoded in a window of Armatimonas rosea genomic DNA:
- a CDS encoding CAP domain-containing protein codes for MQYAYQTPGPQGTLLLSRPELTWPIRPQDDAKIVKIELRLNGEPLAARYENGAVRATPATPLAPGSYTAECRVRFAPTQDDARVSWRFTVAPDATPSPPPPTAWAREALQAANQLRAGLGLAPLQLDSRLCGAAQAHASYLHKNNVIGHGEVPGKPGFTGDNPLARAQVFGYLASLAEDVSFADGSPEKIVRGLFAAPYHRLPFLRPGSLVFGAGNTGRSSGLLFGGDGVGGTTVSPYDGETGVPTTWRNDESPNPTRFWPQAPRVVGYPIVLAHYAGPNTVLNVERASLKTSAGAEVPCLLNTPARDTELHYACLLIPQAPLKPNTTYLVEVVAREVTRRWRFTTTGSPNDADFGPLDLHPDDLKLLGTVVTAERGKGVLQLRVTRAQGYAAPEKELTKPLTVTLRLTPSTRFVSESNRSGTVTLTPGLPLAVIVPNGPLDRPLNARSVILLR; via the coding sequence ATGCAGTACGCCTACCAGACACCCGGCCCTCAGGGGACACTGCTCCTCTCACGCCCTGAGCTCACCTGGCCGATTCGCCCCCAGGACGATGCTAAGATCGTGAAGATCGAGCTCCGTCTCAATGGGGAGCCGCTCGCCGCACGCTACGAAAACGGGGCGGTCCGGGCCACGCCGGCCACTCCCTTGGCTCCTGGGAGCTACACCGCGGAGTGCCGCGTGCGCTTTGCGCCCACCCAAGACGATGCCAGGGTCTCGTGGCGGTTTACGGTCGCCCCCGATGCCACTCCCAGCCCGCCGCCGCCCACCGCCTGGGCACGCGAGGCGCTCCAGGCCGCCAACCAGCTCCGTGCGGGCCTCGGGCTTGCGCCCCTCCAGCTCGACTCGCGGCTCTGTGGCGCGGCACAGGCACACGCTAGCTACCTCCATAAAAACAATGTCATCGGGCACGGCGAGGTCCCCGGCAAGCCCGGCTTTACCGGTGATAACCCTCTGGCACGCGCCCAGGTCTTTGGCTACCTGGCCAGCCTCGCGGAGGACGTGAGCTTCGCCGATGGCTCCCCGGAGAAGATTGTGCGTGGGCTCTTTGCCGCGCCCTACCACCGCCTGCCCTTCCTGCGCCCCGGCAGCTTGGTCTTTGGAGCGGGCAATACCGGGCGCTCGTCGGGGTTGCTCTTTGGCGGCGATGGCGTGGGGGGAACCACGGTCAGCCCCTACGACGGCGAGACGGGTGTCCCGACCACCTGGCGCAACGATGAGTCGCCCAACCCGACCCGGTTCTGGCCGCAAGCGCCGCGGGTGGTGGGCTACCCGATTGTCCTGGCGCACTACGCCGGCCCCAACACCGTCCTGAATGTCGAGCGCGCCAGCCTCAAGACCAGCGCCGGCGCCGAGGTGCCCTGCCTGCTCAACACCCCCGCCCGCGACACCGAGCTCCACTACGCCTGCCTCCTGATCCCGCAAGCGCCGCTCAAGCCCAACACGACCTATCTGGTGGAGGTGGTCGCCCGCGAGGTCACCCGCCGCTGGCGCTTCACGACCACGGGCAGCCCCAACGACGCCGACTTTGGCCCGCTGGACCTGCACCCCGACGATCTCAAGCTCCTCGGGACGGTCGTCACAGCAGAGCGCGGCAAGGGTGTCCTCCAGCTACGAGTCACCCGCGCGCAGGGCTACGCCGCCCCGGAGAAAGAGCTCACCAAGCCTCTGACGGTCACCCTGCGCCTCACCCCCAGCACCCGCTTCGTCTCCGAGAGCAACCGCAGCGGCACGGTCACCCTCACCCCCGGCCTCCCTCTCGCCGTCATCGTCCCCAACGGCCCTCTAGACCGCCCTCTCAACGCCCGCAGCGTGATCTTGCTACGCTAA
- a CDS encoding MBL fold metallo-hydrolase, which yields MELTIFGTAAAEGWPAPFCRCPACQEARRRGGPNLRARSGALLDSDLKIDFSADTVMQMLRTGRDLADVRAIVFTHQHSDHIVPTELEWASGPFTNTPPAQPIAVFGNAQVMQMLAQVFPEPAKANLDFRPPLEALVPVTTPMGDLILPLPADHAPGAFVLRITRNDGKSLFYGHDSGLYPEATLVALAGGSPLDIAVFDCTYGGAKSSNRGHMGVDGVIQMAQTLRECGAATAATKLIATHFSHNGGLMHEELVEAFLPHGIAVAYDGIVVRA from the coding sequence ATGGAACTGACGATCTTCGGGACCGCCGCCGCTGAGGGCTGGCCCGCTCCGTTTTGTCGCTGCCCCGCCTGCCAAGAGGCCCGTCGCCGTGGGGGACCCAATCTCCGCGCGCGCTCGGGGGCGCTGCTCGATAGCGACCTCAAGATTGACTTCTCCGCCGACACCGTGATGCAGATGCTGCGCACGGGCCGGGACCTGGCCGATGTCCGGGCGATTGTCTTTACCCACCAGCACTCCGACCATATCGTCCCCACGGAGCTGGAGTGGGCATCGGGGCCCTTTACCAATACGCCTCCCGCGCAGCCCATCGCGGTCTTTGGCAATGCCCAGGTGATGCAGATGCTCGCGCAGGTCTTCCCCGAGCCCGCCAAGGCCAATCTGGACTTTCGGCCCCCGCTGGAGGCGCTGGTGCCCGTGACCACCCCGATGGGAGACCTGATCCTGCCCCTTCCCGCCGATCATGCGCCGGGGGCGTTTGTGCTGCGCATCACCCGCAACGACGGCAAGTCGCTCTTCTACGGCCACGACTCCGGCCTCTACCCCGAGGCGACTCTCGTGGCGCTGGCCGGGGGCTCGCCGCTGGATATCGCGGTTTTTGACTGCACCTACGGCGGGGCCAAGAGCAGCAACCGAGGCCACATGGGAGTCGATGGCGTGATCCAGATGGCGCAGACACTCCGTGAGTGCGGCGCGGCCACGGCGGCGACAAAGCTGATCGCCACGCACTTCTCCCACAACGGCGGCCTGATGCACGAGGAGCTGGTCGAGGCCTTCCTCCCGCATGGGATCGCAGTCGCCTACGATGGCATTGTCGTACGAGCCTGA
- a CDS encoding type II secretion system protein, whose translation MNNRRGFTLIELLVVIAIIAILAAILFPVFAQARAKARQTSCLSNMKQIGIGLMMYAQDYDETLAGNHDGRNVAGGTPHNTAGDAGTTDGNIPPVRNPLGFMTPETGPTSTGLVLRNWNRDIQPYVKNLQIYICPDSQPRSSGPAGANNGFRETTNPNGGNGSYKLNGIVSSKALAAIDAPADIIFADEYRFKSRGSQVRPCYSTVTSGREMFVQFNHPYYMEMHSEGGNQLFCDGHAKFRKKTAVKFKDYGADVVWGVANGRLTSTEQTFKDSKNGCSVNAAGAVTCPDNAVVLPGAF comes from the coding sequence ATGAATAATCGACGTGGTTTTACTCTCATCGAACTCTTGGTGGTGATCGCCATTATCGCGATTCTTGCCGCCATTCTCTTCCCGGTTTTTGCCCAAGCGCGCGCCAAGGCCCGCCAGACAAGCTGTCTGTCGAACATGAAGCAGATTGGGATTGGGCTGATGATGTACGCCCAGGACTACGATGAGACCCTGGCGGGCAACCATGATGGGCGCAATGTCGCGGGGGGAACTCCGCACAACACAGCTGGCGATGCAGGCACGACCGATGGAAACATTCCGCCGGTGCGAAACCCGCTGGGCTTCATGACCCCAGAGACAGGCCCCACCTCAACCGGACTGGTGCTACGCAACTGGAACCGAGATATCCAGCCCTACGTCAAGAACCTCCAGATCTACATCTGCCCAGACTCCCAACCACGCTCTAGCGGACCGGCAGGTGCCAATAATGGCTTCCGTGAGACCACCAATCCCAACGGGGGCAACGGCTCCTACAAGCTCAATGGCATCGTCTCGTCGAAAGCGCTTGCCGCGATCGATGCCCCCGCGGACATCATCTTCGCCGATGAGTACCGCTTCAAGAGCCGCGGCTCCCAGGTACGCCCCTGCTACAGCACGGTGACCAGTGGACGTGAGATGTTTGTGCAGTTCAACCACCCTTACTACATGGAGATGCACAGCGAGGGCGGCAACCAGCTCTTCTGCGATGGCCATGCCAAGTTCCGCAAGAAGACTGCGGTCAAGTTCAAAGACTACGGTGCCGATGTGGTCTGGGGGGTCGCCAATGGGCGCCTGACCAGCACGGAGCAGACCTTCAAGGACAGCAAGAACGGCTGTAGTGTCAATGCCGCCGGTGCTGTGACCTGCCCGGACAATGCAGTAGTGCTACCTGGCGCGTTCTAG
- a CDS encoding FAD-dependent oxidoreductase, whose product MADMTSLFYWKPPTGTQKPHTRHADLCVYGGTASGVIAAVQAARLGLHVLLIAPERHVGGLTTGGLSFTDTGRKEAIGGLAREVYSRIGAKYGKAEEWNFEPHVAEEVLTELLAEVRVVPYTGQFLAAVKKSRGRLVSLTTEEGLTVEAAVFIDATYEGDLMAKAGVSYTVGRESNKTYSETLNGYQIRDKHQFLKPVSPYVVEDDPKSGLLPGIQPRPLAPGSGDKSVQAYCFRLCLTKTPANKLAYPKPEGYDPRDYELLARYIKAGANEFFNKFDPLQKGKFDKNNHGGFSTDFIGANHKYPEAHYAEREAIFQAHVRYQQGLMWYMGNEPTVPAELRERWSEWGLCRDEFVEAGGWSRQLYIREARRMVTDTVMTEHHCKGKLKVEDSVGLGSYNMDSHNCNRVVVDGFVKNEGDVQVSTPPYAISYRAIVPREHECKNLFVPVCLASSHIAYGSIRMEPVFMILGQSAALAAWLTIENGYPSVQQLPYGLLEQALKQAKQVLAWKK is encoded by the coding sequence ATGGCTGACATGACGTCCCTTTTCTATTGGAAACCCCCGACCGGCACGCAAAAGCCCCACACGCGCCACGCCGATCTGTGTGTCTACGGTGGCACGGCTAGTGGTGTGATCGCAGCCGTGCAGGCAGCACGCCTCGGCCTACACGTTCTTCTCATCGCACCGGAGCGGCATGTCGGGGGGCTCACCACGGGCGGCCTCTCCTTCACTGATACCGGGCGCAAGGAGGCAATCGGCGGCCTTGCCCGCGAGGTCTACTCCCGGATCGGGGCCAAGTACGGCAAGGCTGAGGAGTGGAACTTCGAGCCACATGTCGCTGAGGAGGTGCTCACCGAGCTCCTCGCCGAGGTGCGTGTAGTGCCCTACACGGGGCAGTTTCTGGCCGCCGTCAAGAAGAGCCGCGGACGGCTTGTCTCTCTGACTACCGAAGAAGGGCTAACCGTCGAGGCGGCGGTCTTTATCGACGCGACCTACGAGGGCGATCTCATGGCCAAAGCGGGGGTGAGCTACACGGTTGGGCGCGAGAGCAACAAGACCTACAGCGAGACCCTCAATGGCTACCAGATCCGCGACAAGCACCAGTTCCTCAAGCCCGTCTCTCCCTATGTCGTGGAGGACGACCCCAAGAGCGGCCTGCTCCCCGGAATCCAGCCCCGGCCGCTTGCGCCCGGCAGCGGCGACAAGAGTGTCCAGGCCTATTGTTTCCGTCTCTGCCTGACCAAGACCCCCGCCAACAAGCTCGCCTACCCCAAGCCCGAGGGCTACGACCCCCGCGACTACGAGCTGCTGGCGCGCTACATCAAGGCGGGAGCCAATGAGTTCTTCAATAAGTTCGACCCCCTACAAAAGGGCAAGTTCGACAAAAACAACCACGGCGGCTTCTCGACTGACTTTATCGGGGCCAACCACAAGTACCCCGAGGCGCACTACGCCGAGCGCGAGGCGATCTTCCAGGCGCATGTTCGCTACCAGCAGGGCCTGATGTGGTACATGGGCAACGAGCCCACGGTCCCTGCGGAGCTGCGCGAGCGCTGGAGTGAGTGGGGGCTCTGCCGCGATGAGTTTGTCGAGGCGGGCGGCTGGTCGCGCCAGCTCTACATCCGCGAGGCCCGCCGCATGGTCACCGACACGGTCATGACCGAGCACCACTGTAAGGGCAAGCTCAAGGTTGAGGACTCGGTGGGGCTGGGGAGCTACAACATGGACTCCCACAACTGTAACCGCGTGGTGGTCGATGGCTTTGTGAAGAACGAGGGCGATGTCCAGGTCAGCACGCCGCCCTACGCCATCTCCTACCGTGCCATCGTCCCCCGCGAGCACGAGTGCAAGAACCTCTTTGTTCCCGTCTGCCTCGCGTCGAGCCACATCGCCTACGGCTCGATCCGCATGGAGCCGGTCTTCATGATCCTAGGCCAGTCTGCCGCCCTCGCCGCCTGGCTCACCATCGAGAACGGCTACCCCAGTGTCCAGCAGCTTCCCTACGGCCTGCTGGAGCAAGCGCTGAAGCAGGCAAAGCAAGTGCTGGCTTGGAAGAAATAG
- a CDS encoding sugar phosphate isomerase/epimerase family protein, whose protein sequence is MTRIPIAVQLYSVRHECEKDLAGTLAKIKAMGYEGVEFAGWYGNDAATLKALLDENGLKCAGAHVGIDTLLGENFEASVAFHQTLGNKFLIVPGLASKWTSSTEAWLETAKVFNEISAKLAPHGMVTGYHNHHTEFKPFGEGGELPWDTFFGNTNKEIVMQFDTGNALHGGSSANALDFLTRYPGRALTIHLKDYDIANDSYAPPVGDGDVPFAAIFTECETNGNTEWYIVEYEDSALPALEGIERCLVNVKAMGK, encoded by the coding sequence ATGACAAGAATTCCAATTGCAGTGCAGCTCTACTCGGTGCGCCACGAGTGCGAGAAAGACCTGGCGGGGACGCTGGCGAAGATCAAGGCGATGGGCTACGAAGGGGTCGAGTTTGCCGGCTGGTACGGCAACGATGCGGCGACACTCAAGGCGCTCCTCGATGAGAACGGCCTGAAGTGCGCCGGGGCGCATGTCGGGATCGACACGCTCCTGGGAGAGAACTTCGAGGCATCCGTGGCCTTTCACCAGACCCTCGGCAATAAGTTTCTGATCGTCCCCGGCCTGGCATCGAAGTGGACCAGCTCCACCGAGGCGTGGCTCGAGACCGCGAAGGTCTTCAATGAGATCAGCGCGAAGCTGGCCCCGCACGGCATGGTGACGGGCTACCACAACCACCACACCGAGTTCAAGCCCTTTGGGGAGGGCGGCGAGCTTCCCTGGGACACCTTCTTTGGCAACACCAACAAAGAGATCGTCATGCAGTTCGACACCGGCAACGCTCTCCACGGGGGCTCGTCGGCCAATGCCCTGGACTTTCTCACCCGCTACCCCGGCCGCGCCTTGACCATCCACCTCAAGGACTACGATATCGCCAACGACTCCTACGCCCCGCCGGTGGGCGACGGCGATGTGCCCTTTGCCGCGATCTTCACCGAGTGCGAGACCAACGGCAACACCGAGTGGTACATCGTCGAGTACGAAGACAGCGCCCTGCCCGCGCTCGAAGGGATCGAGCGGTGCCTCGTCAACGTCAAAGCGATGGGCAAGTAA
- a CDS encoding pyroglutamyl-peptidase I, protein MIFVTAFDPFGKASVNGSREAALCWAALDPEITVAVLPVVRGLAWRVAQTTLAALPEPPRLWLMLGEAGREPQTVRLEKVAINWDDYRLPDNLGARPRDEAIVPGGPDAYFASLNVAKVAEALEKKTPLPVQVSLSAGAFLCNHLSYRALHAQLPFPVAFVHVPAWRPEDGGEALGKLVATLRAVKETATTLL, encoded by the coding sequence ATGATCTTTGTGACGGCGTTTGATCCCTTTGGTAAGGCGAGTGTGAATGGCTCGCGGGAGGCGGCTCTCTGCTGGGCGGCCCTCGATCCCGAGATTACAGTGGCGGTCTTGCCCGTGGTGCGCGGGCTCGCGTGGCGCGTGGCCCAGACCACGCTAGCAGCCCTCCCCGAGCCCCCGAGGCTCTGGCTGATGCTGGGCGAGGCGGGCCGCGAGCCACAGACCGTGCGCCTGGAGAAAGTGGCGATCAACTGGGACGACTACCGCCTCCCCGACAACCTCGGGGCGCGCCCCCGTGACGAGGCCATTGTCCCCGGTGGCCCCGATGCCTACTTTGCCAGCCTCAATGTCGCCAAGGTCGCCGAGGCGCTGGAGAAAAAGACACCTCTGCCGGTTCAGGTCAGCCTCTCGGCGGGGGCGTTTTTGTGCAACCACCTCTCGTACCGTGCGCTCCATGCCCAGCTTCCCTTCCCCGTGGCCTTTGTCCATGTCCCGGCGTGGCGGCCCGAAGACGGCGGCGAGGCACTGGGAAAGCTGGTCGCGACCCTGCGCGCCGTGAAAGAGACCGCGACCACCTTGCTCTAA
- a CDS encoding zf-HC2 domain-containing protein, with the protein MTPFQATEDLYQSLFGGSVHLPAELLIAAVEERVTLRERSRVEAHLAACTRCRDDLQALRHFAERQPSAPTPELVITALPDPATPPELTLTEEPERTTPVLRLAETAELGTSPAPASSLRHQAKAAPRRLAWVPLAFLALNALGLGAVYRLTSSRSTPAPTPPRAATPAPRTDAAPAPELARFQAAYELQLAQERGKVAQLEKQVQALRLAPKPTLPPKPVPPIRITATPLPLPVLLPPRPSRKSTTGLGVVAEPVLAPKSLTLASLSVHPQLHWAPVPRASSYSAVLTDSVGKPITTTELRKPEWRVAAALKRGETYRWSVVPRDRAKKPLGEPQLGELTITPEETVGRISEQLKALATALDSVGLTSEAAQLREQEELLQKK; encoded by the coding sequence ATGACACCGTTTCAGGCGACCGAGGACCTCTACCAGAGCCTTTTCGGGGGCTCGGTTCATCTTCCTGCGGAGCTGCTGATCGCGGCCGTGGAGGAGAGGGTGACCCTGCGGGAGCGGAGCCGTGTGGAGGCACACCTGGCGGCCTGTACGCGGTGTCGGGACGATCTCCAAGCGCTACGTCACTTCGCGGAGCGCCAGCCCAGTGCCCCGACACCCGAGCTGGTGATCACCGCCCTCCCCGACCCTGCAACGCCCCCTGAGCTGACCCTGACCGAGGAGCCGGAGCGCACTACCCCTGTCCTCCGCCTCGCTGAGACTGCGGAGCTAGGGACCTCCCCCGCCCCTGCCTCGTCGCTCCGCCACCAGGCCAAGGCTGCGCCAAGGCGGCTGGCTTGGGTGCCCCTTGCCTTTCTTGCGCTCAATGCACTAGGGCTGGGAGCGGTCTACCGGCTGACCTCTTCCCGCTCTACCCCTGCGCCAACCCCACCAAGAGCCGCGACACCAGCCCCGCGCACCGATGCCGCGCCCGCGCCCGAGCTGGCGCGGTTCCAGGCGGCCTACGAGCTCCAGCTCGCCCAGGAGCGAGGGAAGGTCGCGCAGCTGGAGAAGCAAGTGCAGGCGCTCCGCCTCGCTCCCAAGCCCACGCTTCCTCCCAAGCCCGTGCCTCCGATCCGAATCACGGCCACTCCCTTGCCCTTGCCCGTGCTCCTCCCTCCGCGCCCAAGCCGAAAGAGCACCACGGGGCTTGGGGTCGTGGCGGAGCCCGTGCTCGCTCCAAAGAGCCTTACGCTTGCCTCCCTGAGCGTCCACCCGCAGCTCCACTGGGCCCCCGTGCCCCGAGCGAGTTCCTACAGCGCAGTGCTGACCGACTCGGTGGGAAAGCCCATCACCACGACCGAGCTACGCAAGCCCGAGTGGCGAGTGGCAGCGGCCCTGAAGCGGGGCGAGACCTACCGCTGGAGCGTGGTGCCACGGGATCGCGCGAAAAAGCCCCTTGGGGAGCCGCAGCTGGGGGAGCTGACGATCACTCCCGAGGAGACGGTAGGGCGCATCAGCGAGCAGCTCAAGGCTCTCGCCACCGCACTAGATAGTGTTGGCCTCACCAGCGAGGCGGCGCAGCTCCGTGAGCAAGAGGAGCTCCTGCAAAAAAAATAA
- a CDS encoding alpha-N-arabinofuranosidase, which translates to MNTLSLHPDEAKTTISRHIYGHFSEHLGRCIYGGFWSADDTLREDVIEALKEIQIPNLRWPGGCFADEYHWRDGIGPRESRPTMINTHWGGVTENNHFGTHEFLELCERLGTEPYICGNVGSGTVQELAEWVEYVNFDGISPRADERRANGRETPWGVKYWGVGNESWGCGGNMRPEYYADQYRRYATYCRNYGSNRLYKIACGANVDDYRWTETLLKNVPHHMMQGLSLHYYTTNWNEKGPATGFGEAAWFDTLQRTFKMGELLERHGALMDHYDPQRKIGLIVDEWGTWFDVEPGTNPGFLYQQNTLRDALVAGIHLHLFHSHAERVHMANLAQTVNVLQAVLLTDGATLIKTPTWHVFEMYKSHQDAKNIPLHLACGEYTLDGKTLPALHASASKAADGSVLVTICNLHASEAQPLTVTLGGTFASVTGRTLTADAFDTHNTAENPDAVAPQPFEGAVLSGEALTLTVPARSVTALTLR; encoded by the coding sequence ATGAACACGCTCTCTCTCCACCCCGACGAAGCCAAAACGACGATCTCGCGCCATATCTACGGCCACTTCTCTGAGCACCTGGGCCGCTGTATCTACGGCGGCTTCTGGAGTGCCGACGATACCCTCCGTGAGGATGTGATCGAGGCGCTTAAAGAGATTCAGATTCCCAACCTGCGCTGGCCCGGTGGCTGCTTCGCCGATGAGTACCACTGGCGCGATGGGATTGGTCCCCGTGAGAGCCGCCCGACCATGATCAACACCCACTGGGGCGGGGTTACCGAGAACAACCACTTTGGCACCCACGAGTTTCTAGAGCTCTGTGAGCGCCTCGGTACCGAGCCCTACATCTGCGGCAATGTGGGCAGTGGCACGGTGCAGGAGCTGGCCGAGTGGGTGGAGTATGTCAACTTCGACGGTATCTCGCCCCGCGCCGACGAGCGCCGCGCCAATGGCCGTGAGACGCCGTGGGGGGTCAAGTACTGGGGAGTCGGCAACGAGAGCTGGGGCTGTGGTGGCAACATGCGCCCCGAGTACTACGCCGACCAGTACCGTCGCTACGCCACCTACTGCCGCAACTACGGGAGCAACCGGCTCTATAAAATCGCCTGTGGTGCCAATGTGGACGACTACCGCTGGACCGAGACCTTGCTCAAGAATGTGCCGCACCACATGATGCAAGGGCTCTCGCTCCACTACTACACCACCAACTGGAACGAGAAAGGCCCGGCCACGGGCTTTGGCGAGGCCGCTTGGTTCGACACGCTCCAGCGCACGTTCAAGATGGGCGAGCTTTTAGAGCGCCATGGTGCCCTGATGGACCACTACGACCCCCAGCGCAAGATCGGGCTGATTGTCGATGAGTGGGGGACCTGGTTTGATGTCGAGCCGGGCACCAACCCGGGCTTCCTCTACCAGCAGAACACGCTCCGCGATGCGCTGGTGGCGGGGATTCACCTGCACCTGTTCCATAGCCACGCCGAGCGCGTGCACATGGCCAACCTGGCGCAGACTGTCAATGTCCTGCAGGCCGTGCTCCTCACCGACGGTGCTACGCTCATCAAGACCCCGACCTGGCATGTCTTTGAGATGTACAAAAGCCACCAGGACGCCAAAAACATCCCGCTGCACCTGGCCTGTGGGGAGTACACGCTCGACGGTAAGACCCTCCCGGCGCTCCATGCCTCCGCCTCCAAGGCCGCCGATGGCAGTGTCTTGGTGACGATCTGTAACCTCCATGCCTCGGAGGCGCAGCCACTCACGGTGACACTTGGTGGGACGTTTGCCTCGGTCACGGGCCGCACGCTCACGGCCGATGCGTTCGACACGCACAACACGGCAGAGAACCCCGACGCCGTCGCGCCCCAGCCCTTCGAGGGCGCAGTGCTCTCCGGAGAGGCCCTCACCCTGACAGTGCCCGCTCGCTCGGTCACGGCGCTGACTCTGAGATAA